One stretch of Actinomycetes bacterium DNA includes these proteins:
- a CDS encoding winged helix-turn-helix transcriptional regulator: MAAGARWAGADPTCAVAQAAVAVGDRWSLVVLREIARGHTRFEPLVDELRISRKVLTERLGHLVDHGVLERVAYQDNPVRHDYRLTPAGAAFVPVLVALQDWGDQWVLGDGEASATSRGGATEVARVQGLVGQQVPTTVELPSTVGDLLDPVAPDARGTVLFGYPATGRPTPLPDGWDDIPGAVGCTLENRLFRDAHDEFAAAGLAVRGVSTQRTDEQAAFADAEDIPFPLLSDTDLALTAALRLPTFRAAGQVRLRRVVVVVGAGRRVEAVRYPVTDIPGTVRWARTVLDDERAPA, from the coding sequence ATGGCGGCCGGAGCGCGATGGGCGGGGGCCGACCCGACTTGTGCGGTGGCCCAGGCCGCGGTGGCGGTCGGCGACCGTTGGAGCCTGGTCGTGCTGCGGGAGATCGCCCGGGGGCACACCCGCTTCGAGCCGCTGGTCGACGAGCTGCGGATCTCGCGCAAGGTCCTGACCGAGCGGCTCGGGCACCTGGTCGACCACGGGGTGCTCGAGCGGGTGGCCTACCAGGACAACCCGGTGCGGCACGACTACCGGCTGACGCCGGCCGGAGCGGCGTTCGTGCCGGTGCTGGTCGCGCTGCAGGACTGGGGCGACCAGTGGGTGCTCGGCGACGGCGAGGCGTCGGCGACGAGTCGCGGCGGTGCCACCGAGGTCGCCCGGGTGCAGGGGCTGGTCGGCCAGCAGGTGCCGACGACGGTCGAGCTGCCCTCGACGGTCGGTGACCTCCTCGACCCGGTGGCGCCGGACGCGCGCGGCACGGTGCTGTTCGGCTACCCCGCGACCGGGCGGCCGACGCCGCTGCCCGACGGCTGGGACGACATCCCGGGGGCCGTCGGCTGCACCTTGGAGAACCGGCTGTTCCGCGACGCGCACGACGAGTTCGCCGCAGCCGGGCTGGCGGTGCGGGGCGTCAGCACGCAACGTACGGACGAGCAGGCGGCCTTCGCCGACGCCGAGGACATCCCGTTTCCCCTCCTGTCCGACACCGACCTCGCCCTGACCGCGGCGCTGCGGCTGCCGACCTTCCGGGCCGCCGGCCAGGTGCGGCTGCGGCGCGTCGTCGTGGTGGTCGGCGCCGGGCGCCGGGTCGAGGCCGTCCGCTACCCGGTGACCGACATCCCCGGCACGGTGCGCTGGGCGCGTACCGTCCTCGACGACGAGAGGGCGCCCGCATGA